A genomic segment from Helicoverpa armigera isolate CAAS_96S chromosome 10, ASM3070526v1, whole genome shotgun sequence encodes:
- the LOC110371014 gene encoding TNF receptor-associated factor 6, translating into MDRDRSKDASEGIAPMGIQALNETVLSNQPESRYECPVCLNWLRDPVITTCGHKFCKSCITSWLQNSGHCPIDNINLSMKVDIFPDNYTKREIQEQRMNCPFSAKGCTVKVTPLDLDAHIAACEFNQPETSTQPEIKVPCSFQAVGCKDLFESQEEMNQHVQTDVQKHMSLLMNAYSEMKINNDMSNASIDAKEQEAMTLWEAPDKDGNQAASAPLNNTSALIRALYERVVVLEQRNREQDIVIANMSKQLSAFTIAKMKQNNDMLLRYCMGNYVWKIDNFKARLDAMLKDPYKMLYSPGFYTSPNGYRFCVRLNISPMNRHCFALHVHLMKTENDDCLDWPFNGRISFAMINQYNPELSQKDTMMSNSSLIAFRKPTAEICMRGFGYTEYAVVSDVIRNGFVKDDVLIVRVSIKCV; encoded by the exons aTGGATCGAGACAGAAGTAAAGATGCTTCCGAAGGAATTGCG ccgATGGGCATCCAAGCCCTTAATGAGACAGTGCTCAGTAATCAACCAGAATCTCGATATGAATGCCCGGTGTGTCTCAACTGGCTGCGAGACCCAGTCATCACTACATGCGGACATAAGTTCTGTAAGAGCTGTATTACTTCATGGTTGCA AAATAGTGGCCACTGTCCCATAGACAATATAAACTTGAGTATGAAGGTGGACATATTTCCAGATAATTATACCAAAAGGGAAATACAGGAGCAGAGAATGAACTGCCCATTCTCTGCTAAAG GATGCACAGTAAAAGTAACCCCCCTAGACTTGGATGCACACATAGCAGCCTGCGAGTTCAACCAACCAGAGACGTCCACTCAGCCCGAGATCAAAGTGCCATGTTCTTTCCAAGCTGTAGGCTGTAAGGACTTGTTCGAAAGCCAGGAGGAGATGAACCAACATGTTCAAACTGATGTGCAGAAACATATGAGT CTCCTAATGAACGCATACTCCGAGATGAAGATAAACAATGACATGTCGAACGCCAGCATCGACGCTAAGGAGCAGGAAGCTATGACGCTCTGGGAGGCGCCCGATAAGGACGGCAACCAAGCTGCGTCTGCACCGCTTAACAATACTAGTGCTCTTATAAG AGCACTATACGAAAGAGTAGTAGTCCTAGAGCAGAGAAACCGCGAACAAGACATAGTCATAGCGAACATGTCCAAACAGCTGTCTGCCTTCACCATAGCTAAGATGAAACAGAACAATGATATGCTACTCAGATATTGTATGGGTAACTACGTGTGGAAGATTGATAACTTTAAAGCGAGGCTCGATGCGATGTTGAAGGATCCTTATAAGATGTTGTATAGCCCCGGGTTTTATACGTCGCCTAATGGTTATAG ATTCTGCGTCCGCCTGAACATATCACCAATGAACCGCCACTGTTTCGCCCTCCACGTGCACCTCATGAAAACTGAAAACGACGACTGTCTCGACTGGCCTTTCAACGGTCGCATTTCCTTCGCAATGATAAACCAGTATAACCCAGAACTATCCCAAAAAGACACTATGATGTCCAATTCCTCACTCATAGCTTTTAGGAAACCGACTGCGGAGATTTGTATGCGAGGTTTCGGCTACACAGAATATGCGGTTGTCAGTGATGTGATTAGAAATGGATTTGTTAAAGATGATGTGCTTATTGTAAGGGTAAGTATCAAGTGTGTATGA